A single Anopheles funestus chromosome 2RL, idAnoFuneDA-416_04, whole genome shotgun sequence DNA region contains:
- the LOC125763376 gene encoding embryonic polarity protein dorsal isoform X1 gives MSFPVRRYDPLTSTGATRTHTPYGDDTDGDTERRYNSSASSDTSTSSSDYEYLNLFHKLDHLKRSPIAGLYNVIVHNNPEIVVNSAVSAVSITGDSVGGDDEDVRKVSSPTITVTSPPSASKQQEIPTKQPLSPPKPSPIPIQKPSPAFRPEVHVIGEDIRQEMPPVATQRPYVEITEQPHPKALRFRYECEGRSAGSIPGVSTTSEHKTFPSIQVHGYRGRAVVVVSCVTKEGPDHKPHPHNLVGKEGCKKGVCTVEINSTTMSYTFNNLGIQCVKKKDVEEALRLRQEIRVDPYRTGFGHAKEPGSIDLNAVRLCFQVFLEGQQRGRFTEPLAPVVSDIIYDKKAMSDLIICRLSDCCAPTSGGKEIILLCEKVVKEDIKVRFFEKKGNITVWENYAEFSHTDVHKQVAISFRTPPYKAIEISDPVRVYVQLERPSDNTYSDARDFQFIPLDSGRRRFSALHRELMKNPNADSPENQLFKRILLEGSNRSVLEQQTHVVKPINGPSLRTEEVIVLDTPNVEDKPFVAETVTSDQKTTEWIQRNEFNVTANNGNTIGSGSSSGDDNQMITGDTNNNVYQPNSFDLPDGTMHNTDANANGLSAAAAATSAAAGSAAVPDDDQTLKELLEQVAELDEIYTDHQLRRENLILEQELKTLEQTVPVQLGSPGGQPMDIDEVFDDAATYTSLQRAFKNPLSITLGPPIPPRPEHAKLDAGVYDAVEPLHVPTIDVTSLKRESQEMEKLPPLPPKRAKPSVQNKENNALDANDEVLLNTIIRKGSMRSLAPRPQSDQIIIMKSPDSPLNKKLPPTPPSSPSKGSSTAGGTAPAGDFNTLPKNSNKKPGFFSKLFSRKKSKSDLTASTNTLNRKNASGASKEPSLTVDFEGNEGSSPHRKGSLRDSSSGDKRKAGKPVARSVSSVSARRPTSDANPDYIYIPLKGDGPTGGMQSRNGGSGTHLSLPGNDSYERASTASLPPLDRKAVSALQLDVPIQDGNLELVAIADARSIKNLVEGNYGVQLDPNVDLTEAEHFALYTSIAPNAALSEFDETSCYYAPVEPSPLITTSQQYPANQQNQLQQQQQQHPSQITRMVTDSDV, from the exons ATGTCCTTTCCGGTTCGTCGGTACGATCCCCTTACGTCTACTGGGGCTACTCGAACCCATACTCCTTACGGTGACGACACCGACGGTGACACCGAGCGTCGTTATAATTCGTCTGCATCTTCGGACACTTCCACATCATCGTCCGACTATGAGTATCTCAATCTTTTCCACAAACTCGACCATCTGAAACGGTCCCCTATCGCAGGACTATACAATGTAATTGTGCACAATAATCCTGAGATAGTTGTTAACAGCGCTGTGTCCGCCGTCTCCATTACTGGCGACAgtgttggtggtgatgatgaggaTGTAAGAAAAGTTTCCTCCCCAACTATTACCGtcacatcaccaccatcagcgTCAAAACAGCAAGAAATACCAACCAAACAACCATTATCTCCACCAAAACCTTCACCAATACCAATCCAAAAACCATCTCCCGCATTCCGACCGGAAG TTCACGTAATCGGTGAAGATATACGCCAAGAAATGCCACCAGTAGCAACTCAACGCCCATACGTGGAGATCACGGAACAGCCGCATCCGAAGGCGCTGCGGTTTCGCTATGAGTGCGAAGGACGTTCGGCCGGTTCGATTCCCGGCGTCAGTACAACGTCCGAACACAAAACGTTCCCCAGCATACAGGTGCACGGTTACCGGGGACGTGCGGTCGTTGTGGTGTCCTGCGTCACCAAGGAAGGGCCCGATCACAAACCGCATCCGCACAATCTGGTCGGTAAGGAGGGCTGCAAGAAGGGCGTTTGTACGGTTGAGATCAACAGTACTACCATGAGCTACACGTTCAACAATCTGGGTATACAGTGCGTGAAGAAGAAGGACGTTGAGGAGGCACTTCGTTTGCGCCAAGAAATTCGGGTCGATCCGTACAGAA CTGGATTTGGCCACGCCAAGGAACCCGGCTCGATCGACCTTAACGCTGTCCGTCTGTGCTTCCAGGTGTTTCTCGAAGGTCAACAGCGTGGACGCTTCACGGAGCCGCTTGCTCCGGTAGTGTCGGATATTATCTACGATAAGAAGGCTATGTCCGATCTGATCATCTGCCGGTTGAGCGACTGCTGTGCTCCGACGTCCGGTGGAAAGGAGATCATTCTGCTCTGTGAGAAAGTGGTCAAGGAGGACATCAAGGTGCGGTTCTTCGAAAAGAAGGGCAATATTACGGTATGGGAGAACTATGCAGAGTTTTCGCACACCGATGTACACAAGCAAGTTGCCATCAGCTTCCGCACACCACCGTACAAAGCGATTGAAATAAGTGATCCTGTGCGA GTTTACGTGCAGTTGGAGCGACCATCGGACAACACGTACTCGGATGCTCGAGATTTCCAGTTTATACCACTAGACTCAGGTAGGCGCCGATTTTCCGCACTACATCGTGAACTCATGAAAAATCCCAACGCCGATTCTCCCGAGAATCAGCTGTTCAAGCGCATCCTGCTCGAGGGGTCGAACAGATCGGTCCTGGAGCAGCAGACACACGTGGTTAAGCCCATTAATGGTCCCTCTTTGCGTACCGAGGAAGTGATCGTACTTGACACTCCGAACGTTGAGGATAAGCCGTTCGTCGCAGAAACGGTAACCAGCGACCAGAAAACGACCGAATGGATACAACGAAACGAATTCAACGTGACAGCCAACAATGGGAACACCATCGGCAGTGGTAGTTCCTCAGGCGATGACAATCAAATGATCACCGGTGACACTAACAACAATGTTTATCAGCCAAATTCGTTCGATCTGCCCGATGGCACCATGCACAACACAGACGCAAATGCGAATGGACtctccgctgctgctgctgctacttctgctgctgctggttctGCCGCTGTACCGGACGATGATCAGACTTTAAAGGAGCTGTTGGAGCAGGTGGCTGAACTGGACGAGATCTACACCGATCATCAGTTGCGTCGCGAAAACTTGATACTGGAGCAGGAGTTGAAAACGCTCGAACAAACGGTACCAGTCCAGCTCGGATCACCTGGCGGTCAACCGATGGACATAGACGAGGTGTTTGATGATGCTGCCACTTACACCAGCCTTCAGCGGGCCTTCAAGAATCCGCTCTCGATTACGCTTGGTCCGCCGATTCCACCGAGACCGGAGCATGCAAAGTTGGATGCGGGTGTGTACGATGCGGTGGAACCACTCCATGTACCCACAATCGATGTAACCTCGCTGAAGCGTGAGTcgcaagaaatggaaaagctACCACCATTGCCACCGAAGCGTGCCAAACCGAGTGTtcaaaacaaggaaaacaacGCGCTGGATGCCAACGACGAGGTGCTTTTGAATACGATCATACGCAAAGGTTCGATGCGCAGTTTGGCACCTCGTCCACAGTCCGATCAGATCATTATCATGAAATCTCCCGATAGTCCGCTGAATAAGAAACTTCCTCCGACGCCACCCAGCTCACCCTCGAAGGGTTCTTCGACGGCCGGAGGAACGGCACCTGCCGGAGACTTCAATACGCTGCCCAAGAACAGCAATAAAAAGCCGGGATTTTTCTCAAAGTTGTTCTCGCGCAAGAAAAGCAAATCAGACCTAACGGCCAGCACTAATACGCTCAATCGCAAGAACGCATCCGGTGCGTCCAAAGAACCAAGCCTAACGGTGGACTTTGAGGGCAATGAGGGTTCGTCACCACACCGTAAAGGATCGCTACGCGATTCGTCGTCGGGTGACAAGCGAAAGGCCGGAAAGCCGGTCGCTCGGAGCGTGAGTAGCGTTAGTGCCCGCCGACCAACGTCGGATGCCAATCCGGATTATATCTATATCCCGCTGAAGGGTGATGGACCGACGGGCGGTATGCAATCGCGCAATGGTGGCAGTGGAACGCACCTCTCCCTACCGGGCAATGATTCGTACGAGCGAGCTAGTACGGCTTCATTGCCACCGCTCGATCGCAAAGCGGTCAGTGCCTTGCAGCTGGATGTACCGATTCAGGACGGTAATCTGGAGCTAGTGGCGATTGCTGATGCGCGCAGCATAAAGAATCTAGTCGAGGGCAACTATGGCGTTCAGCTGGACCCGAACGTAGATCTGACGGAGGCGGAACACTTTGCACTTTACACCTCGATTGCGCCGAACGCCGCGCTCAGCGAATTTGATGAAACTTCCTGCTATTATGCGCCGGTAGAACCAAGTCCACTGATCACCACCTCCCAACAGTATCCGGCGAACCAGCAGAaccagctgcagcagcaacagcagcagcacccgAGCCAAATTACACGGATGGTCACCGATAGTGATGTTTGA
- the LOC125763376 gene encoding embryonic polarity protein dorsal isoform X2 — translation MEGYVNGADVSFLPIEGILGESDLLDDIIHVIGEDIRQEMPPVATQRPYVEITEQPHPKALRFRYECEGRSAGSIPGVSTTSEHKTFPSIQVHGYRGRAVVVVSCVTKEGPDHKPHPHNLVGKEGCKKGVCTVEINSTTMSYTFNNLGIQCVKKKDVEEALRLRQEIRVDPYRTGFGHAKEPGSIDLNAVRLCFQVFLEGQQRGRFTEPLAPVVSDIIYDKKAMSDLIICRLSDCCAPTSGGKEIILLCEKVVKEDIKVRFFEKKGNITVWENYAEFSHTDVHKQVAISFRTPPYKAIEISDPVRVYVQLERPSDNTYSDARDFQFIPLDSGRRRFSALHRELMKNPNADSPENQLFKRILLEGSNRSVLEQQTHVVKPINGPSLRTEEVIVLDTPNVEDKPFVAETVTSDQKTTEWIQRNEFNVTANNGNTIGSGSSSGDDNQMITGDTNNNVYQPNSFDLPDGTMHNTDANANGLSAAAAATSAAAGSAAVPDDDQTLKELLEQVAELDEIYTDHQLRRENLILEQELKTLEQTVPVQLGSPGGQPMDIDEVFDDAATYTSLQRAFKNPLSITLGPPIPPRPEHAKLDAGVYDAVEPLHVPTIDVTSLKRESQEMEKLPPLPPKRAKPSVQNKENNALDANDEVLLNTIIRKGSMRSLAPRPQSDQIIIMKSPDSPLNKKLPPTPPSSPSKGSSTAGGTAPAGDFNTLPKNSNKKPGFFSKLFSRKKSKSDLTASTNTLNRKNASGASKEPSLTVDFEGNEGSSPHRKGSLRDSSSGDKRKAGKPVARSVSSVSARRPTSDANPDYIYIPLKGDGPTGGMQSRNGGSGTHLSLPGNDSYERASTASLPPLDRKAVSALQLDVPIQDGNLELVAIADARSIKNLVEGNYGVQLDPNVDLTEAEHFALYTSIAPNAALSEFDETSCYYAPVEPSPLITTSQQYPANQQNQLQQQQQQHPSQITRMVTDSDV, via the exons TTCACGTAATCGGTGAAGATATACGCCAAGAAATGCCACCAGTAGCAACTCAACGCCCATACGTGGAGATCACGGAACAGCCGCATCCGAAGGCGCTGCGGTTTCGCTATGAGTGCGAAGGACGTTCGGCCGGTTCGATTCCCGGCGTCAGTACAACGTCCGAACACAAAACGTTCCCCAGCATACAGGTGCACGGTTACCGGGGACGTGCGGTCGTTGTGGTGTCCTGCGTCACCAAGGAAGGGCCCGATCACAAACCGCATCCGCACAATCTGGTCGGTAAGGAGGGCTGCAAGAAGGGCGTTTGTACGGTTGAGATCAACAGTACTACCATGAGCTACACGTTCAACAATCTGGGTATACAGTGCGTGAAGAAGAAGGACGTTGAGGAGGCACTTCGTTTGCGCCAAGAAATTCGGGTCGATCCGTACAGAA CTGGATTTGGCCACGCCAAGGAACCCGGCTCGATCGACCTTAACGCTGTCCGTCTGTGCTTCCAGGTGTTTCTCGAAGGTCAACAGCGTGGACGCTTCACGGAGCCGCTTGCTCCGGTAGTGTCGGATATTATCTACGATAAGAAGGCTATGTCCGATCTGATCATCTGCCGGTTGAGCGACTGCTGTGCTCCGACGTCCGGTGGAAAGGAGATCATTCTGCTCTGTGAGAAAGTGGTCAAGGAGGACATCAAGGTGCGGTTCTTCGAAAAGAAGGGCAATATTACGGTATGGGAGAACTATGCAGAGTTTTCGCACACCGATGTACACAAGCAAGTTGCCATCAGCTTCCGCACACCACCGTACAAAGCGATTGAAATAAGTGATCCTGTGCGA GTTTACGTGCAGTTGGAGCGACCATCGGACAACACGTACTCGGATGCTCGAGATTTCCAGTTTATACCACTAGACTCAGGTAGGCGCCGATTTTCCGCACTACATCGTGAACTCATGAAAAATCCCAACGCCGATTCTCCCGAGAATCAGCTGTTCAAGCGCATCCTGCTCGAGGGGTCGAACAGATCGGTCCTGGAGCAGCAGACACACGTGGTTAAGCCCATTAATGGTCCCTCTTTGCGTACCGAGGAAGTGATCGTACTTGACACTCCGAACGTTGAGGATAAGCCGTTCGTCGCAGAAACGGTAACCAGCGACCAGAAAACGACCGAATGGATACAACGAAACGAATTCAACGTGACAGCCAACAATGGGAACACCATCGGCAGTGGTAGTTCCTCAGGCGATGACAATCAAATGATCACCGGTGACACTAACAACAATGTTTATCAGCCAAATTCGTTCGATCTGCCCGATGGCACCATGCACAACACAGACGCAAATGCGAATGGACtctccgctgctgctgctgctacttctgctgctgctggttctGCCGCTGTACCGGACGATGATCAGACTTTAAAGGAGCTGTTGGAGCAGGTGGCTGAACTGGACGAGATCTACACCGATCATCAGTTGCGTCGCGAAAACTTGATACTGGAGCAGGAGTTGAAAACGCTCGAACAAACGGTACCAGTCCAGCTCGGATCACCTGGCGGTCAACCGATGGACATAGACGAGGTGTTTGATGATGCTGCCACTTACACCAGCCTTCAGCGGGCCTTCAAGAATCCGCTCTCGATTACGCTTGGTCCGCCGATTCCACCGAGACCGGAGCATGCAAAGTTGGATGCGGGTGTGTACGATGCGGTGGAACCACTCCATGTACCCACAATCGATGTAACCTCGCTGAAGCGTGAGTcgcaagaaatggaaaagctACCACCATTGCCACCGAAGCGTGCCAAACCGAGTGTtcaaaacaaggaaaacaacGCGCTGGATGCCAACGACGAGGTGCTTTTGAATACGATCATACGCAAAGGTTCGATGCGCAGTTTGGCACCTCGTCCACAGTCCGATCAGATCATTATCATGAAATCTCCCGATAGTCCGCTGAATAAGAAACTTCCTCCGACGCCACCCAGCTCACCCTCGAAGGGTTCTTCGACGGCCGGAGGAACGGCACCTGCCGGAGACTTCAATACGCTGCCCAAGAACAGCAATAAAAAGCCGGGATTTTTCTCAAAGTTGTTCTCGCGCAAGAAAAGCAAATCAGACCTAACGGCCAGCACTAATACGCTCAATCGCAAGAACGCATCCGGTGCGTCCAAAGAACCAAGCCTAACGGTGGACTTTGAGGGCAATGAGGGTTCGTCACCACACCGTAAAGGATCGCTACGCGATTCGTCGTCGGGTGACAAGCGAAAGGCCGGAAAGCCGGTCGCTCGGAGCGTGAGTAGCGTTAGTGCCCGCCGACCAACGTCGGATGCCAATCCGGATTATATCTATATCCCGCTGAAGGGTGATGGACCGACGGGCGGTATGCAATCGCGCAATGGTGGCAGTGGAACGCACCTCTCCCTACCGGGCAATGATTCGTACGAGCGAGCTAGTACGGCTTCATTGCCACCGCTCGATCGCAAAGCGGTCAGTGCCTTGCAGCTGGATGTACCGATTCAGGACGGTAATCTGGAGCTAGTGGCGATTGCTGATGCGCGCAGCATAAAGAATCTAGTCGAGGGCAACTATGGCGTTCAGCTGGACCCGAACGTAGATCTGACGGAGGCGGAACACTTTGCACTTTACACCTCGATTGCGCCGAACGCCGCGCTCAGCGAATTTGATGAAACTTCCTGCTATTATGCGCCGGTAGAACCAAGTCCACTGATCACCACCTCCCAACAGTATCCGGCGAACCAGCAGAaccagctgcagcagcaacagcagcagcacccgAGCCAAATTACACGGATGGTCACCGATAGTGATGTTTGA
- the LOC125763376 gene encoding embryonic polarity protein dorsal isoform X3: MPPVATQRPYVEITEQPHPKALRFRYECEGRSAGSIPGVSTTSEHKTFPSIQVHGYRGRAVVVVSCVTKEGPDHKPHPHNLVGKEGCKKGVCTVEINSTTMSYTFNNLGIQCVKKKDVEEALRLRQEIRVDPYRTGFGHAKEPGSIDLNAVRLCFQVFLEGQQRGRFTEPLAPVVSDIIYDKKAMSDLIICRLSDCCAPTSGGKEIILLCEKVVKEDIKVRFFEKKGNITVWENYAEFSHTDVHKQVAISFRTPPYKAIEISDPVRVYVQLERPSDNTYSDARDFQFIPLDSGRRRFSALHRELMKNPNADSPENQLFKRILLEGSNRSVLEQQTHVVKPINGPSLRTEEVIVLDTPNVEDKPFVAETVTSDQKTTEWIQRNEFNVTANNGNTIGSGSSSGDDNQMITGDTNNNVYQPNSFDLPDGTMHNTDANANGLSAAAAATSAAAGSAAVPDDDQTLKELLEQVAELDEIYTDHQLRRENLILEQELKTLEQTVPVQLGSPGGQPMDIDEVFDDAATYTSLQRAFKNPLSITLGPPIPPRPEHAKLDAGVYDAVEPLHVPTIDVTSLKRESQEMEKLPPLPPKRAKPSVQNKENNALDANDEVLLNTIIRKGSMRSLAPRPQSDQIIIMKSPDSPLNKKLPPTPPSSPSKGSSTAGGTAPAGDFNTLPKNSNKKPGFFSKLFSRKKSKSDLTASTNTLNRKNASGASKEPSLTVDFEGNEGSSPHRKGSLRDSSSGDKRKAGKPVARSVSSVSARRPTSDANPDYIYIPLKGDGPTGGMQSRNGGSGTHLSLPGNDSYERASTASLPPLDRKAVSALQLDVPIQDGNLELVAIADARSIKNLVEGNYGVQLDPNVDLTEAEHFALYTSIAPNAALSEFDETSCYYAPVEPSPLITTSQQYPANQQNQLQQQQQQHPSQITRMVTDSDV, encoded by the exons ATGCCACCAGTAGCAACTCAACGCCCATACGTGGAGATCACGGAACAGCCGCATCCGAAGGCGCTGCGGTTTCGCTATGAGTGCGAAGGACGTTCGGCCGGTTCGATTCCCGGCGTCAGTACAACGTCCGAACACAAAACGTTCCCCAGCATACAGGTGCACGGTTACCGGGGACGTGCGGTCGTTGTGGTGTCCTGCGTCACCAAGGAAGGGCCCGATCACAAACCGCATCCGCACAATCTGGTCGGTAAGGAGGGCTGCAAGAAGGGCGTTTGTACGGTTGAGATCAACAGTACTACCATGAGCTACACGTTCAACAATCTGGGTATACAGTGCGTGAAGAAGAAGGACGTTGAGGAGGCACTTCGTTTGCGCCAAGAAATTCGGGTCGATCCGTACAGAA CTGGATTTGGCCACGCCAAGGAACCCGGCTCGATCGACCTTAACGCTGTCCGTCTGTGCTTCCAGGTGTTTCTCGAAGGTCAACAGCGTGGACGCTTCACGGAGCCGCTTGCTCCGGTAGTGTCGGATATTATCTACGATAAGAAGGCTATGTCCGATCTGATCATCTGCCGGTTGAGCGACTGCTGTGCTCCGACGTCCGGTGGAAAGGAGATCATTCTGCTCTGTGAGAAAGTGGTCAAGGAGGACATCAAGGTGCGGTTCTTCGAAAAGAAGGGCAATATTACGGTATGGGAGAACTATGCAGAGTTTTCGCACACCGATGTACACAAGCAAGTTGCCATCAGCTTCCGCACACCACCGTACAAAGCGATTGAAATAAGTGATCCTGTGCGA GTTTACGTGCAGTTGGAGCGACCATCGGACAACACGTACTCGGATGCTCGAGATTTCCAGTTTATACCACTAGACTCAGGTAGGCGCCGATTTTCCGCACTACATCGTGAACTCATGAAAAATCCCAACGCCGATTCTCCCGAGAATCAGCTGTTCAAGCGCATCCTGCTCGAGGGGTCGAACAGATCGGTCCTGGAGCAGCAGACACACGTGGTTAAGCCCATTAATGGTCCCTCTTTGCGTACCGAGGAAGTGATCGTACTTGACACTCCGAACGTTGAGGATAAGCCGTTCGTCGCAGAAACGGTAACCAGCGACCAGAAAACGACCGAATGGATACAACGAAACGAATTCAACGTGACAGCCAACAATGGGAACACCATCGGCAGTGGTAGTTCCTCAGGCGATGACAATCAAATGATCACCGGTGACACTAACAACAATGTTTATCAGCCAAATTCGTTCGATCTGCCCGATGGCACCATGCACAACACAGACGCAAATGCGAATGGACtctccgctgctgctgctgctacttctgctgctgctggttctGCCGCTGTACCGGACGATGATCAGACTTTAAAGGAGCTGTTGGAGCAGGTGGCTGAACTGGACGAGATCTACACCGATCATCAGTTGCGTCGCGAAAACTTGATACTGGAGCAGGAGTTGAAAACGCTCGAACAAACGGTACCAGTCCAGCTCGGATCACCTGGCGGTCAACCGATGGACATAGACGAGGTGTTTGATGATGCTGCCACTTACACCAGCCTTCAGCGGGCCTTCAAGAATCCGCTCTCGATTACGCTTGGTCCGCCGATTCCACCGAGACCGGAGCATGCAAAGTTGGATGCGGGTGTGTACGATGCGGTGGAACCACTCCATGTACCCACAATCGATGTAACCTCGCTGAAGCGTGAGTcgcaagaaatggaaaagctACCACCATTGCCACCGAAGCGTGCCAAACCGAGTGTtcaaaacaaggaaaacaacGCGCTGGATGCCAACGACGAGGTGCTTTTGAATACGATCATACGCAAAGGTTCGATGCGCAGTTTGGCACCTCGTCCACAGTCCGATCAGATCATTATCATGAAATCTCCCGATAGTCCGCTGAATAAGAAACTTCCTCCGACGCCACCCAGCTCACCCTCGAAGGGTTCTTCGACGGCCGGAGGAACGGCACCTGCCGGAGACTTCAATACGCTGCCCAAGAACAGCAATAAAAAGCCGGGATTTTTCTCAAAGTTGTTCTCGCGCAAGAAAAGCAAATCAGACCTAACGGCCAGCACTAATACGCTCAATCGCAAGAACGCATCCGGTGCGTCCAAAGAACCAAGCCTAACGGTGGACTTTGAGGGCAATGAGGGTTCGTCACCACACCGTAAAGGATCGCTACGCGATTCGTCGTCGGGTGACAAGCGAAAGGCCGGAAAGCCGGTCGCTCGGAGCGTGAGTAGCGTTAGTGCCCGCCGACCAACGTCGGATGCCAATCCGGATTATATCTATATCCCGCTGAAGGGTGATGGACCGACGGGCGGTATGCAATCGCGCAATGGTGGCAGTGGAACGCACCTCTCCCTACCGGGCAATGATTCGTACGAGCGAGCTAGTACGGCTTCATTGCCACCGCTCGATCGCAAAGCGGTCAGTGCCTTGCAGCTGGATGTACCGATTCAGGACGGTAATCTGGAGCTAGTGGCGATTGCTGATGCGCGCAGCATAAAGAATCTAGTCGAGGGCAACTATGGCGTTCAGCTGGACCCGAACGTAGATCTGACGGAGGCGGAACACTTTGCACTTTACACCTCGATTGCGCCGAACGCCGCGCTCAGCGAATTTGATGAAACTTCCTGCTATTATGCGCCGGTAGAACCAAGTCCACTGATCACCACCTCCCAACAGTATCCGGCGAACCAGCAGAaccagctgcagcagcaacagcagcagcacccgAGCCAAATTACACGGATGGTCACCGATAGTGATGTTTGA
- the LOC125763600 gene encoding uncharacterized protein LOC125763600, producing the protein MPKEEIKNEPGDSPNHNPSNQYQLQPMQGMLSTQSTSPGPDRSPSTLTPSPGIGGPISPLDPGNVTPTPPAYTTLGGPVGNLFGTFATNFGNNAASTQQNANVPMFETNLPGPSNGWVQPIPLHNQNGPSQQQSFNLGNFGSLPLTGESMLTMNTTNTIPTGNNQSTVGPPSMGSDLNFMNLDFTNLDPVFNSSEIRSVLGNLSATELNRLEQATNMQTSGNYQQNAANNQQQTLKALLATQQLQPQQEQGQTLPDRNDNDEDLTDSFTKLSTNDLN; encoded by the exons ATGCCAAAAgaggaaattaaaaacgaaCCGGGAG aCTCACCCAATCATAATCCATCCAACCAATATCAACTGCAACCGATGCAAGGAATGCTTTCCACTCAAAGCACTTCACCGGGACCGGATCGATCACCGTCCACGCTCACACCGTCACCAGGCATCGGTGGTCCGATCTCACCACTGGATCCTGGCAATGTGACACCTACCCCACCCGCCTACACCACACTGGGCGGTCCCGTAGGCAATCTGTTCGGTACCTTTGCTACCAATTTCGGTAACAATGCAGCATCAACACAACAGAACGCCAACGTGCCAATGTTCGAAACCAACCTGCCCGGTCCTTCGAACGGTTGGGTACAACCAATACCTTTGCACAACCAGAACGGCCCTAGTCAGCAGCAGTCCTTCAATCTGGGCAACTTTGGCTCTCTGCCGCTTACCGGCGAATCGATGCTAACCATGAACACAACGAACACGATCCCAACCGGCAACAACCAATCGACCGTGGGCCCACCATCGATGGGGTCCGATTTGAACTTTATGAACCTTGACTTTACCAACCTCGATCCGGTGTTTAACTCGTCCGAGATACGTTCCGTACTGGGGAATCTCTCCGCGACGGAGCTGAACCGTTTGGAGCAGGCGACAAACATGCAAACGTCCGGTAACTACCAGCAAAATGCAGCCAACAATCAGCAGCAAACACTTAAGGCTCTCTTGGCGACACAGCAGCTGCAACCACAGCAGGAACAAGGCCAAACTCTCCCAGATCGAAACGACAACGACGAGGACCTGACCGATAGCTTTACGAAACTCAGCACCAACGATTTAAATTAA